Within the Garra rufa chromosome 16, GarRuf1.0, whole genome shotgun sequence genome, the region TATCCAGATATTCAAAGCAAAACTGAAACCACACACTCACACTTTGACCATTTGTTTCTAATGTTTCCAAACACTGTCAcatttgtctgttttgttttgccTCTGTATTGTTTATTCTACTTGGATTATGTAGTTGTAAATCAACCTTtctgaaatgtgctatataaaatattattaaagtttacttccagaataaaaatgtatgtgatgacatcctagatgttcatgtcattctttcttcagtcgaaaagaaatagaggtttttgaggaaaaatatttctccacatagtggacttcaatggggatcaacaggttgaaggtccaaatcgccgttttaatacaataaaaaatgtatatacatttaagcacaaatgctagtcttgcaccagacttcatgcattacataatcaaGCTGTAAAAGTCACGTGTGGCGTAggcggaagtactgacccaggGTTTACAAAGCGAGCGTGCAAGTGCcctttaaaacaaaacaatgatgTTGAATGATCGTGACCTTTCTAACATGAATATGAAATGCataactgcaatttggaccttcaaactgttggctcccactgaagtccactatatggagaaaaatcctggaatgtttttctcaaaaaccttaatttctttgcaaatgAAGACAGAaggacacaaacatcttggatgacttgggggttagtaaactatcaggaaatttttattctgaaagttaaCTTTTCCTTGCACTAATTAATTCTTTCACAATGAGCTCACCTGGCGTATCCTGATGACATGGATTTGAGCTGGTCATAAAAGTCCACCACGATTTCATTTAGAGGGAAGATATACTTCATCATCACCCGATGCTCATCGATGTAAAACATGTTCTTCTGAATGGCCCTGCGGTTCTTCAACAAGGCAGAGAATTGCATTGTGGGTCACTACACACGCAAGACTCAAAATATGCTTTCACAGAAATTTGGAGGCAAATTACATATAGAGGATTAGGGGCCAGATTTACAAAACTGGGCAAATTAGCATGAGAGCGCCATTAAAAAAAAGCACTGATGGGCGTGGAAATTTCTGCGGGTGATTTACTGGCAATGCGCAAATTAAAGAACAGATGCACCATCTCATTTACATATTGACCAACGCAATATACCAAGTGCAGCACTAATTAGCATAGTCgcaaataaagaataaagaattAAAAAGCCACAGTACGTTGAAAAGAACCGGAGGCCAAAAAATGAAGGGTTGCAAGAGGTTTTGATAGACCTGGTATTGCGTGACTCCTCCTAGTTGTTGGAAAAAATCCTCTCCCTTCCACTATTTCAGCCATTGAAGCCATTTCAAGTGCAAAATAGTTGCTTTGTTGGGTGTTAAATAAtggcgcaaataccagtaattagACAAGCACTAACGTTAGTAAATCGTGTTGCATCATTGATTTTAATACCCTCCACCCATAAATTCAaattgtatttaataaatcctgacagtactatatTAATGCCAAAAGATGGTTTGCGCtggtgcaagctgttagtaaaactGGCCCTAGGTCATTTTGGTCTTTTTCTTTGAATTAGGAGAGACCAAGATTGTTCCTCTCTCACCTGACACAGGGTCATGATCTTCCCAGTAAAGTCGTCCGGAGCGATGATGGTTCCCATCACCATGGGTTCCAGATACTCCACAACCTGTGACTTATCAGGGAACTGAACAGGGTTGATGATGGTGATCACTTCTTCACCATGTTCCTACAAAACAAAGACTCAACTGAGGAATCTGTTCCTCAAACCTGAATGTCCATCATTCTTTGTGTACTATATCCATGAGAGAAGCTCATCACTAACTGctgttcattcaaataaatctctGCATACCATCTGAGTTAACGAGACTTTAACATTTTCTGAAGACAAAGGAGTTGCATGGGCAAAACTCGCCCAACACAGCCAAGGTGTTACTTTATTGCTGCTTAGGTATTATATTCCTATGCAATTGCTAAGGTATTCTATCTAGtctttagcatgtttctatccaGTTCCTAAGAAGTGTTCTGAGTAGATTTTAGATATATAGGATGTTTCTATacacagttaaggtcaaaagtttacatacaccttgcagaatctgcaaaatattaattattttaccaaaataagggggattaaaaaaaatgcatgttattctttatttaatatttagacctgtataagatttttcacataaaagacatttacatatagtccacgggagaaaataatagttacatttataaaaatgaccccgttcaaaagtttacatacacttgcttcttaataccatgttgttacctgaatgatccacagctctttgtttagtgatagttgttcatgaacagtgttgggtgtaacgcgttactttgtaacgcgttactgtaataatattacttttttcagtaactagtagtgtaaggcattactcgtctgaaaattgtaatattattacagttttcccgagctagttacttgcgttacatttgccagtagcaccttcatcacactcaaggcacacgacaacacagagaacagaagggaaggggaggggggcgtgaattgaacagtgattggtctgggtttggcacgaggtatcattaaattaccatcaccgattggtcgacacccggcagccagcagcagagcggcacttgcaaatagagacctgcaaacccgcgggacccaacgcaacagagtgcggcgcgggacagaacttgatggacaagtgtgtgtgctggtgcgggcgggtagagactcgtgtgtgtgtgtgtgtgtgtgtgtgtgtgtgtgtgtgtgcgggatgcgggaaaataaaatgattcgcgggactcccgcaatatagaaatatctaaacataaaatatctaaaaaaataataataatgttattcatctattgcacaaaaacagcaagaacaacatatatgattagaaagagcaagaataggcagtttcgatttaaactTGTTTTGCaacatgagcaatgtagccatctgctgatttttggaacgcatcgccaatcaatggtgtttaagatagaattcactcactgctcaaaagttttgaacagtgctgaatattgcgtgcttacgaatcacaacacacgtagacctttatgaaagattaattgtgcacaATATCcattgttataagagctttatgagatcgcgtatgcactggatgcacgcagtataggtcatgcttttttgttcagaataacatttttttgtgtaagaaaaaaaaatgtaactagtaatataactagtaatataactagttactttctccagggagtaataaagtaaagtaaggcattactatttttgagagtaatatgtaatatgtaatatattacttttttgagtaactaaccccaacactgttcatgaatcccttgcttgtcctgaacagttaaactgacccgtcttcattaagagccaggggcgtaaacttttgaacagaatgaagatgtgcacatcttgttttgcctaaatattatatatatatatatatatatatatatatatatatatatttttttttttttcatttagtactgcccttcagaaggtaCAGAATATACGTACATgtttcatacagtcattgttggaaatcatacaatcatacagtcattattggaaagggttcaataaacaaaaatgctgaaaaaccaaagtatttgtgggacctgaaggatttttctgaagaacagtggggagtttaactgttcaggaccaacaagggactattaagaatcaagtgtatgtaaactttcacattcaactattattttctcttgtggactatatgtaaacatctttcaagtgaaatatcttattcaggtcagtactaaaaaaaaaatatcatgcattttgtatggtccctcttattttggtaaaatagtaaacattttgcagattctgcaaggtgtatgtaaagttttgacctcaacggtagttgctaaggtgttctgtgtggtttttAGCACATTGCGCCATTCGGTCTCACCTTTATGAGTTTCGCAGATGCTAGCACAGCCTTGTATGGTACAGTCGGAGCTGTTACTATGACAGATGCATTATACTCCTGCTCTAAACGCTGGTTAAACACCTCCATATGCAGCAAACCCAGAAATCCCAGCCTGAGAGAGCGACAGAGAGAAATTCAcctctttaaatatttaaaaagtcaaACAATACTTGCTCGACTGAGTAATGAACTTAAAACAATGGTTTAAAATCTCACTAATTtgactgtgtatgtgtgtgtgtacctccATCCAGCTCCCAGAGCTAAACTGCTGTCCCTTTGAACCGTCACACTGGAGTCGTTCAGCGTTAGTTTCTCCACAGCGCTGCGCAGGGCTGTGTATTCTGACTGGTCCATAGGATACATGCCTGAAATGGTCACACAGTTCCAGATTTACAACACTGTAAGACTAACACTTATATACAATCCAGCATAAACATCAGGATGGTTTTAGAAACACACCTGCAAAGACCATGGCTTTAGCTGGTTTGAACCCCGGCAGCGGCTCCACAGGTTGTTTTTGGAGGTAAAGTGTGTCTCCAATCTGAGCCTCCTTCACTTCCTTCATACCTGCGATTATGTAACCCACCTGCCCTGCATACCTAAAGGCAAAAAAGGTCAAAGGTTAAGTTAATGCAACCATCAAAAACAGTCTGAAACCTGAAAAATGCTTTTGGGGTTTATATGGTGGTTCAAAGGTTTAGTCAACTGTTGAGTTTAGACAATTGTTTCTACCAAGAAATAAGCACTCCAGTcattaaatacagttgaggtcaaaagtttctgcaaaatgttaactattttacccaaataacagggatcatataaaatgttattttttattttgtaccgaCCTGTATATTTCACATAACTGACATTTGCATATAgttcacatgagaaaataatagttgaatttataaaaattaccctgttcaaaagttcacatacacttgattcttaatactctgttgttacctgaatgatccacagttgtatttttttttagtgatagttgttcatgactctcttgattgtcctgaacagttaaactgcctgctgttcttcagaaaaatcctttaggtctcacaatttttttttattttttttttttagaatttttgaaccgtttccaacaatgactgtttgattttgagatccatcttttcacactgaggacaactcatatgcaattattacagaaggtccaaatccttattgatgctttagaaggaaacatgatgcattaagagtgggggtgtaaacttttgaacagaatgaaattgtgtacattttttcttattttgcctaaatatgtttttttttttccatttagtactgcctttcagaagcaacagaagatatttacatgttttccagaagacaaaataagttaaatttaccctgatctctttaaattcaaaaagttttcacccccggctcttaatgcattgtttttccttctgaagcatcattaaGTGTTTGAATCTACTGTAATAGTTATGAgcatatgagtcgctcagttgtcctcagtgtgaaaagatggatctcaaaatcatgcagtcattgttagaaagggttcacatacacaaaaatactgaaaaaccaaagaatttctgggacctgaaggacttttctgaagaaccacaggcagttgaactgttcaggacaaacaagagactgatgatcaatcactaaaaaaaacacaactgtggatcattcaggtaacaacacagtattaagaatcaagtgtatgcaaacttttgaacagggtcattttcatcattattttctcttgtggactatatgtagatttcttttatgtaaaaatatcGTATTCAGTATTGGTACTAAATAACAATTCtttataatccctcttattttggtaaaataattacaattttgcagattccgcaaggtgtgtgtaaacattTCACTTCATTTGCTTGGTTATTTCATAAGGCCTGGGTTTTAAGTCAGGGGTCTGCAATTTTTTGAAAACAGCACTAATCAGTGTGCCTGTGAATCATAAATTTCAGTGCAATTTCAGAGTTTTAGAATTGGAGCAGTTTTCTTAAATGAATTGTATCCAACCAAAATAACCATTAAATagttataaaattgtattttattaaatgtaaacaATTCTACATAAGACTGCAGAAACGGAACTAAAACGTTCTAAGTTACTGAACGGTTACTTTTAAAAAAGAAACGCGTCGCAACCTTACACAGAAGAGAAGAACCTGTTGAATAaactcacaaaaagtattctcgtagcttcataacattactgaTAGTCCACTgatagtcacatggactattttaaaaatgttcttaatACTTTTCTAGGACTTGAAAATGTcagttgtgctgctgtctatgcagggtcagaaagctctcagatttcatcaaaaacatcctaatttgtgttctgaggataAAAGAAGGTCTTACCGGTTTCGattgacacaagggtgagtaattcatgatggaaactatccctttaagatggctTCATTTTGTTCTGCATCGTGCATTTGAAACTGGTATCTTCATAGAAAAACGGTTTAGGACTgatttatttatctgtttttttgttttcttgtgaGGTCTGTTAGTGCAGTCAGTGTATGTAAGATTCTCACAATGTTTCTGTTGGATGTTCATCGGGTCTTAGGAGGCCCAGCTCATTGACCTCATATGACTTTCCCAGGTGGGCAGAGACAATCTTGTCTCCTTTGGACACGCGTCCACCAAACAGAGCGATGTTCGCCACTACTCCTCTGTAATGATCGAAGGTGGAGTCAAAAACAAGGGCTTTAAACGGATCGTCCTCTCTCGCTGTCGGTCTGAAACAGAGAGGAAACCGATTAATTACATGTACAGAAATGTATGAAGACAAACTTCCTGTGGGACTTTTTAAAGAACAAAATGCTTTATTTAGAGATGTAAAAACTGTCCCTCAGGTGCAACTCCAACAATGAGCTTAAAAGGAAGACAGACGTTATAATAAGGATGTTATGAAAGAAATGTGAAATGACGGAAAATGTAGCCAAACAGGTTTTGGGAAAGCACATGATGACACATGATGATGCTGTTTTACTAAAATGAAACTTCCTGATTCATTTTCATCCTCATGATCATCCTCAGTTTCATATGAAATATACATGTGTGAATTTGTGTAATGAAaagtcattttaacagcacagcaGCACAAACGCTtgcatcattaataataataataataacaagaaatgttttttgagcagcaaatcagcatattagaatgatttctgaaggatcatgtgactaaatactgcagtaatgatgctgaaaattcagctttgcatcacaggaatacattacatgtTACAATATAAtcacatagaaaatagttattttcagttgtaataatattcacaatattacttctttcaaaaaatgtactgacccaaaactttggGAGGAAATGTATCTGCTTCACTGTTTTGCAAATAATTTTTACaatgcaattttatattttgcagtttaCAAGCTCTCTGTATTACAGAAACAGGCTCCATTTCTTTAAATATATGTATGGCCTTTGTAATAAATTCTTGAGAAGTTTCGTAAGATGCCGAAGCCTGCTGTCTGTAACTAATTCTGTTCTTGCTCTGATAACATCTGTCTCATAGAACCTTCCGTTCTTCTTGACATCACACATCAACTGATTCAAAATATTTTCTATTGTGTGAACTCTAACGTATTCACTGTCTACAGCCTCTCCCTCTTCATAATCCTGTTTAGAAAGATGTAATCTGTGCTCCGGGGGTCATTATGCTCCTTTTCTCTGATAGAATCTTATGAATACAAATGCAATCAATAAATCACACCCACATAGTATGTGCTGCTCTTACACTCTCACAGTGACCTCTTGTGGAGAAAAGTGAATCAGCTTATGATACTCACGGGGGAATCCGTTTCACAACCTCTTGGAGAACCTGGTGCACGTTTGTGCCCAGTTTCGCAGAGATctacagaaaataataataaatggcatAACATTTGTATAAATACAAAACATGACTGGTTATtttaagtgatgtttaaatagAGCTCACCCTGATGCACTCTTCCTTTGGAATATCAAAGACTTTTTCAATCTGTTTTTCCACACGGTCTGGATCAGCATTTTTTAAATCAatctgagaataaaaaaaaaaaaaaaaaaaaaaaacaatggcagTGTTGGACCAcgttttttaaaagaattctcttctgctcaccaagcctgcatttaattgttgaaaaatacagcaaaagcagtgatattgtgaaatatttatactttttaaaataactgctttctattttaaaatatttaaaaatgtgtgattaaagcaaaacatttttgcatcactactccagtctttagtgtcacatgatccatcagaaatcattctaatgctgatttactgttcaagaaacatttattattattattatcaatttaatatcattaataaaaagatccaaagatctgcatttatctgaaattaaaaaaaaagtttctgtaactttatacactataccacttaaaagcctggagtcagtatttttgggaaataaattatagaaattaatacttttatttagcaaggatgctttaaactgatcagaagtgatgaaaaagacatttatgatgctacaaaagatttctatttcagataaatgctatttttctgaaatttctattaatcaaatcaacctgaaaaaaatctactcagctgtttgtttgtttgagctgcaaaccagaatgatttctgaaggatcatgtgacactgaagattttaaaacattcaaacagaaaacaatcattattttaaatagtaaaaatatttttaaatgtactttggatcaaataaatgcatgcttggtgagcaaaacaaaactttaaaactcttactgttcaaaaacttttgactgctagtgtatcaAAATAAGTTCTACAACATATGAAATATCACCAGATGAAATATTGTGTTTGTAACTTGCATTTATAAAATGTTGACGGCATTTAAAGGAGATATGAGACATTGCCTCTGTAATTTCTACCTTGTTTATCACAGGAATGATTGTCAGTTGAGCCTCAAACGCCAGGTAGAAATTGGCAACTGTTTGCGCTTGAATTCCCTTTAAATCAGAGAAACAAAACATACAATAGAATATTTCACTTTTAAGGTATTTAAAAAGGCTGATTGTTTTAGTAATTATAGAGTATTCATGCCAATATATTTAagtaaatacattataaattatgaaaataagctAATTTAAACTATAGACTTAGGAACTGAagactgaaactgaaataaaaaagcttaagTTGAAGCTAAGAGAGCatgaaaattactaaaactgataTACAAATAATAGAAATAGTTTCAAACAttcccaaaaaataataatatgacaaaacacataacaaaatgactacAACAAACTTAATAAAATGacaacttaaaatatatttacatttctttttaaattttaatatatactgtaataaacaacacaaaaaatttaaaaagaagaAAGTGTCATTTATTAAGTATTTTACCTGATTTGCATCTACAATGAGCAGAACTCCTTGGCAAGCAGATATGGACCGTGAAACTTCATAGCTGAAGTCAACATGgccctaaaaataaaatactgcaatCACTCAAACTGtagtaaataatataaattagttCATTAACAGTGATGAAAGATCATTGTCCTCACAGGGGTGTCAATAAGATTGAGCAGATATGTCTGTCCGTCATGCTGGTAAAACAGAGAGGCAGTCTGAGCTTTAACAGTGATTCCTCTTTCTCTCTCCACCTGCAGTTTATCCAGCACCTGCTTGTTACTCGCTGTCTTTGCAATGGCACCTGCTCATGCAACAAACCCAAAGAAATAGAGATTTTATAAACAGCAATGTTTTCAAAACTCACATAATTCACAGGAAGGAAAATCCAGTATCACCTGTGATCTCCAGAAGTCTGTCAGCTAAAGTGCTCTTGCCATGATCAATATGAGCAATAATGCTGAAATTCCGAATTCTCTCCACTGGGAACTTTGACATGTCCAGACTCTCCTGAAAAAGCAAAGAACTCAGATTCAGTATCCAACTGGAACAAAGCACATCGATTGTTATAAGACCATTACTATCTATAAAAGTCAAAGAAccaccaaaatacagcaaaacaagtCAAAGCAACACAATTTACCTTCTCAGATGCATTAGAGCTAAATTCTCTGACAGGCCTGATACTCCAGCAAGAGCTTTTCATCCATTTGTGTCTGATCACTGTGCATGTGGTCATGCAGCCCTGAGATTTGCGTTTAACGCGGCATATTTTAATATCAGGAAAGCGTTTAATAAAGGGCAGAAACAGCCCGTGGGATCTGAACAGAGACATCATCTTTACCAGCTCACTAACATGTTATTCCTGAATAAAGTTCAATAGTGTGGCTTCACACTGCATATATCGAACATATCTTCGCATTGAAAAAAACATCTGAGAATTAAAATC harbors:
- the guf1 gene encoding translation factor Guf1, mitochondrial, with product MMSLFRSHGLFLPFIKRFPDIKICRVKRKSQGCMTTCTVIRHKWMKSSCWSIRPVREFSSNASEKESLDMSKFPVERIRNFSIIAHIDHGKSTLADRLLEITGAIAKTASNKQVLDKLQVERERGITVKAQTASLFYQHDGQTYLLNLIDTPGHVDFSYEVSRSISACQGVLLIVDANQGIQAQTVANFYLAFEAQLTIIPVINKIDLKNADPDRVEKQIEKVFDIPKEECIRISAKLGTNVHQVLQEVVKRIPPPTAREDDPFKALVFDSTFDHYRGVVANIALFGGRVSKGDKIVSAHLGKSYEVNELGLLRPDEHPTETLYAGQVGYIIAGMKEVKEAQIGDTLYLQKQPVEPLPGFKPAKAMVFAGMYPMDQSEYTALRSAVEKLTLNDSSVTVQRDSSLALGAGWRLGFLGLLHMEVFNQRLEQEYNASVIVTAPTVPYKAVLASAKLIKEHGEEVITIINPVQFPDKSQVVEYLEPMVMGTIIAPDDFTGKIMTLCQNRRAIQKNMFYIDEHRVMMKYIFPLNEIVVDFYDQLKSMSSGYASFDYEDAGYEAADLIKMDFLLNGRPVEELATIVHKDKAYSAGKAICERLKDSIPRQMFEIAVQAAIGSRVIARETIKAYRKNVLAKCYGGDITRKMKLLKKQAEGKKKMRRIGNIEVPKDAFINVLKRK